A region of Lycium barbarum isolate Lr01 chromosome 1, ASM1917538v2, whole genome shotgun sequence DNA encodes the following proteins:
- the LOC132627015 gene encoding uncharacterized protein LOC132627015: protein MSNLSKLEFVALDISGKNYLSWVLDAEIHLDAKGLGATITQDNTTSSQDKAKAMIFLRHHLNEGLKVEYLTVKDPLELWTGLKERYDHIKVTVLPRARYEWIHLRLQDFKTVCDYNSAVYRITSQLKLCGDNITDEDMLEKTLTTFHASNLVLQQQYRERGFKKHADLISCLLVAEQHNTLLLKNHEARPTGTAPFPEANVVATHGPTERRQNNRGHNNERGRGRGKGRYNNRRGGGHHKRENNMGYQGNPSRNNCHRCGLKGHWKNECRAPEHFVRLYQNSFKRKANRGGASSANARVESHMTFKNNDEAGPSRKYDDNVEANLALKDDDFDGLDDITHLEVEDFFGDRN, encoded by the coding sequence ATGTCGAATTTGTCGAAGCTTGAGTTTGTGGCACTTGATATCTCGGGAAAGAATTACCTATCATGGGTACTTGATGCTGAAATTCACCTAGACGCCAAAGGTCTTGGTGCCACTATTACTCAGGATAATACAACATCAAGTCAGGACAAAGCGAAGGCAATGATTTTCCTTCGTCATCATCTGAATGAAGGATTGAAGGTTGAATACCTGACAGTGAAAGATCCACTTGAATTGTGGACTGGTTTGAAGGAAAGGTATGACCACATTAAGGTAACGGTATTGCCCAGGGCTCGTTATGAGTGGATTCACTTACGGTTACAAGATTTTAAAACTGTATGTGATTATAACTCTGCTGTCTATAGAATTACTTCCCAACTGAAATTATGTGGGGATAATATAACTGACGAGGATATGTTGGAAAAGACTCTTACGACTTTTCATGCCTCCAATTTGGTATTACAACAACAGTACCGTGAAAGGGGTTTTAAAAAGCATGCTGATTTGATATCATGTCTTCTTGTGGCTGAGCAGCACAATACCCTTTTATTGAAAAATCATGAAGCCCGTCCCACTGGAACTGCTCCATTCCCggaagcgaatgtggtagcaacACATGGCCCAACTGAAAGAAGACAAAATAATCGAGGCCATAATAATGAGCGTGGGCGTGGCAGGGGCAAGGGACGATATAATAATCGTCGTGGTGGTGGTCACCATAAAAGGGAGAACAATATGGGTTATCAAGGCAATCCTTCAAGGAACAACTGTCATCGTTGTGGTTTGAAAGGTCACTGGAAAAATGAATGCCGGGCGCCTGAACATTTTGTCAGGCTTTATCaaaattccttcaaaagaaaGGCAAATAGAGGTGGTGCCTCTTCTGCTAATGCCCGGGTGGAGtcacacatgacttttaaaaataACGATGAGGCAGGGCCTTCACGAAAATATGATGATAATGTTGAAGCTAATTTGGCTTTGAAAGATGATGATTTTGATGGGCTTGATGATATTACTCATTTGGAAGTTGAAGACTTCTTTGGAGATCGAAATTGA